In Corylus avellana chromosome ca2, CavTom2PMs-1.0, the following proteins share a genomic window:
- the LOC132172624 gene encoding pathogenesis-related protein PR-4-like yields the protein MERISVCLVLFLCLLATATAQSASNVRATYHLYKPEQNGWDLNAVSAYCSTWDANKPLAWRKKYGWTAFCGPVGPTGQASCGKCLKVTNSGTGAQTTARIVDKCGNGGLDLDEAVFNKIDTDGKGYAQGHLTVSYEFVNCGD from the exons ATGGAAAGGATTAGCGTATGTTTGGTGCTATTTCTCTGCCTGCTTGCTACTGCAACTGCCCAGAGCGCCTCTAATGTCAGAGCAACATACCACCTGTACAAGCCTGAGCAGAATGGGTGGGACTTGAATGCCGTGAGTGCGTACTGCTCGACGTGGGATGCCAACAAGCCGTTGGCATGGCGGAAAAAATATGGTTGGACGGCGTTTTGTGGACCTGTTGGGCCTACTGGACAAGCCTCCTGTGGCAAGTGCTTAAAG GTAACGAACAGTGGGACAGGAGCTCAAACAACAGCGAGAATCGTAGATAAATGCGGCAATGGAGGTCTAGATCTGGACGAAGCCGTGTTCAACAAAATAGACACAGATGGAAAAGGCTACGCCCAGGGCCACCTTACTGTGAGCTACGAGTTCGTGAACTGCGGTGATTGA
- the LOC132171353 gene encoding GDP-mannose 3,5-epimerase 1, translating into MGSAGETKYGAYTYENLEREPYWPSEKLRISITGAGGFIASHIARRLKSEGHYIIASDWKKNEHMTEDMFCHEFHLVDLRVMENCLKVTNGVDHVFNLAADMGGMGFIQSNHSVIMYNNTMISFNMLEAGRINGVKRFFYASSACIYPEFKQLETNVSLKEADAWPAEPQDAYGLEKLATEELCKHYNKDFGIECRVGRFHNIYGPFGTWKGGREKAPAAFCRKAQTSVDKFEMWGDGLQTRSFTFIDECVEGVLRLTKSDFREPVNIGSDEMVSMNEMAEIVLSFENKKLPIHHIPGPEGVRGRNSDNTLIKEKLGWAPTMKLKDGLRFTYFWIKEQIEKEKAQGVDLAVYGSSKVVGTQAPVQLGSLRAADGKE; encoded by the exons ATGGGGAGTGCCGGCGAAACCAAGTATGGTGCATACACCTATGAGAACTTGGAGAGGGAACCATACTGGCCATCAGAGAAGCTCCGGATCTCTATTACTGGGGCAGGTGGTTTTATTGCTTCCCACATTGCCCGGCGCTTGAAGAGCGAGGGCCACTACATTATTGCTTCTGATTGGAAGAAGAATGAGCACATGACTGAAGATATGTTCTGTCATGAATTTCACCTTGTGGACCTGAGGGTCATGGAGAATTGCTTGAAGGTCACTAATGGAGTTGACCATGTGTTTAATCTTGCTGCTGATATGGGCGGGATGGGCTTCATTCAGTCCAACCACTCGGTTATCATGTATAACAACACAATGATCAGTTTCAACATGCTCGAGGCTGGCCGAATCAATGGGGTTAAGAG GTTTTTCTATGCCTCTAGTGCTTGTATCTACCCTGAATTTAAGCAGCTGGAAACCAATGTGAGCTTGAAGGAGGCTGATGCCTGGCCTGCTGAG CCTCAAGATGCTTATGGCTTAGAGAAGCTGGCAACAGAGGAGTTGTGCAAGCACTACAACAAAGATTTTGGTATTGAGTGTCGTGTTGGAAGGTTCCATAACATTTATGGTCCTTTTGGAACATGGAAAG GTGGCAGGGAGAAGGCTCCAGCTGCTTTCTGTAGAAAGGCTCAAACTTCCGTTGATAAGTTTGAGATGTGGGGGGATGGACTTCAGACCAGATCCTTCACCTTCATTGATGAATGTGTAGAAGGTGTACTTAG ATTGACAAAGTCGGACTTCCGTGAGCCAGTGAACATTGGAAGTGATGAGATGGTTAGCATGAATGAGATGGCTGAGATTGTTCTTAGCTTTGAGAACAAAAAGCTCCCCATCCATCACATTCCCGGGCCAGAGGGAGTCCGTGGTCGTAACTCAGACAACACACTGATCAAAGAGAAACTTGGTTGGGCTCCTACAATGAAGTTGAAG GATGGGCTGAGATTTACATACTTTTGGATCAAGGAACAGATTGAGAAAGAGAAGGCTCAAGGTGTCGACTTGGCAGTTTATGGGTCATCCAAGGTGGTTGGAACCCAAGCTCCAGTTCAGCTAGGCTCACTTCGTGCCGCAGATGGGAAAGAATGA
- the LOC132172622 gene encoding pro-hevein-like has product MERISVSLVLSLCLLATATAQQCGRQAGGKTCANNLCCSQYGYCGTTDDYCSPSKNCQSNCKTSGGGGGGGESASNVRATYHLYRPEQNGWDLNAVSAYCSTWDANKPLAWRKKYGWTAFCGPVGPRGQASCGKCLKVTNSGTGAQTTARIVDQCSNGGLDLDQAVFNKIDTDGKGYAQGHLIVSYEFVNCGD; this is encoded by the exons ATGGAAAGGATTAGCGTAAGCTTGGTGTTATCTCTCTGCCTGCTTGCTACTGCAACTGCCCAGCAGTGCGGCAGGCAAGCCGGCGGCAAAACATGTGCCAACAACCTTTGCTGTAGCCAGTACGGTTATTGTGGGACAACTGATGACTACTGCTCGCCTTCCAAAAATTGTCAAAGCAATTGTAAGACtagcggcggcggcggcggtggTGGTGAGAGCGCCTCTAATGTCAGAGCAACATACCACCTGTACAGGCCTGAGCAGAATGGGTGGGACTTGAATGCCGTGAGTGCGTACTGCTCGACGTGGGATGCCAACAAGCCGTTGGCATGGCGGAAAAAATATGGTTGGACGGCGTTTTGTGGCCCTGTTGGGCCTCGTGGACAAGCCTCCTGTGGCAAGTGCTTAAAG GTAACGAACAGTGGAACAGGAGCTCAAACAACAGCGAGAATCGTAGATCAATGCAGCAATGGAGGTCTAGATCTGGACCAAGCCGTGTTCAACAAAATAGACACAGATGGAAAAGGCTACGCCCAGGGCCACCTTATTGTGAGCTACGAGTTTGTGAACTGCGGTGATTGA